The Gymnogyps californianus isolate 813 chromosome Z, ASM1813914v2, whole genome shotgun sequence genome has a window encoding:
- the ATP5F1A gene encoding ATP synthase subunit alpha, mitochondrial isoform X1: MLSARVAAALARSLPRQAGLISRNTLGAAFVATRNIHASKTCFQKTGTAEVSSILEERILGADTSAELEETGRVLSIGDGIARVYGLRNVQAEEMVEFSSGLKGMSLNLEPDNVGVVVFGNDRLIKEGDVVKRTGAIVDVPVGEELLGRVVDALGNPIDGKGAITSKTRRRVGLKAPGIIPRISVREPMQTGIKAVDSLVPIGRGQRELIIGDRQTGKTSIAIDTIINQKRFNDGTDEKKKLYCIYVAIGQKRSTVAQLVKRLTDADAMKYTIVVSATASDAAPLQYLAPYSGCSMGEYFRDNGKHALIIYDDLSKQAVAYRQMSLLLRRPPGREAYPGDVFYLHSRLLERAAKMNDSFGGGSLTALPVIETQAGDVSAYIPTNVISITDGQIFLETELFYKGIRPAINVGLSVSRVGSAAQTRAMKQVAGTMKLELAQYREVAAFAQFGSDLDAATQQLLNRGVRLTELLKQGQYVPMAIEEQVAVIYAGVRGHLDKLEPSKITKFESAFLAHVLSQHQALLSTIRTEGKISDQTEAKLKEIVTSFLATFEA, translated from the exons atgctCTCCGCCCGTGTGGCTGCCGCCCTCGCCCGCTCCCTGCCGCGGCAGGCCGGCCTG ATTTCCAGAAACACCCTGGGTGCAGCGTTTGTTGCTACAAGAAACATCCATGCCTCCAAAAcatgctttcagaaaactg GTACTGCTGAGGTATCCTCTATTCTTGAGGAACGTATCTTGGGAGCTGACACCTCTGCTGAACTTGAGGAAACTGGCCGTGTGCTCTCAATTGGTGACGGTATTGCCCGTGTGTACGGCCTAAGAAATGTCCAAGCAGAAGAAATGGTTGAATTCTCTTCTGGACTGAAG GGTATGTCCTTGAATTTGGAGCCCGACAATGTTGGTGTTGTCGTGTTTGGTAATGACAGACTGATCAAGGAAGGGGATGTTGTGAAGAGGACTGGTGCCATTGTGGATGTTCCAGTTGGGGAAGAGCTGCTGGGCCGCGTTGTAGATGCCCTGGGCAATCCAATTGATGGGAAG GGTGCTATTACATCTAAGACACGTAGAAGAGTTGGCTTAAAGGCCCCTGGGATCATTCCCAGAATCTCCGTGCGTGAACCTATGCAGACTGGTATTAAGGCTGTGGACAGCTTGGTGCCAATTGGTCGTGGCCAGCGTGAGCTGATCATTGGTGACAGGCAGACCGG GAAAACATCAATTGCAATTGACACAATAATCAACCAGAAACGATTTAATGATGGAACAGATGAGAAGAAGAAGCTGTACTGTATCTACGTTGCAATTGGCCAGAAGAGATCTACTGTTGCTCAGCTGGTGAAGAGGCTCACTGATGCAG ATGCCATGAAGTACACTATTGTGGTGTCTGCCACAGCATCCGATGCAGCACCCCTTCAGTATCTGGCTCCCTATTCAGGCTGCTCCATGGGGGAATACTTCAGAGACAATGGAAAACATGCGTTAATCATCTATGATGACTTATCCAAACAG GCTGTTGCCTATCGTCagatgtctctgctgctgcGTCGTCCACCTGGTCGTGAAGCCTACCCAGGCGATGTGTTCTACCTGCACTCTCGCCTGCTGGAGAGAGCAGCCAAAATGAATGATTCCTTTGGAGGTGGCTCTCTGACCGCCTTGCCTGTCATTGAAACTCAGGCTGGTGATGTGTCTGCCTACATTCCAACCAATGTCATCTCCATCACTGACGGACAG ATTTTCTTGGAAACTGAGTTGTTCTACAAAGGTATCCGTCCAGCCATCAATGTTGGTCTGTCTGTGTCCCGTGTAGGTTCTGCTGCTCAGACCAGGGCTATGAAGCAG GTGGCAGGTACCATGAAGCTGGAACTGGCTCAGTATCGTGAAGTAGCTGCCTTTGCTCAGTTTGGGTCTGATCTGGATGCGGCCACGCAACAGCTGCTGAACCGTGGTGTACGTCTGACAGAGCTGCTCAAACAAGGACAGTACG ttccCATGGCCATTGAGGAACAGGTTGCAGTCATCTATGCTGGTGTAAGAGGTCACTTGGACAAGCTGGAGCCCAGCAAAATCACTAAATTTGAGAGTGCTTTCCTAGCTCACGTACTGAGCCAGCACCAGGCCCTCCTCTCCACGATCAG GACCGAAGGGAAGATCTCTGACCAGACAGAAGCTAAGCTGAAGGAAATAGTCACAAGTTTCCTGGCTACTTTTGAGGCATAA
- the HAUS1 gene encoding HAUS augmin-like complex subunit 1: protein MEKKLQRVTLWLKKIYGNRPIPQYEVNARTVDILYELVECNEARDRDVSLLIEDMKQQATEYEAEANYLQGLLTESLDLSPSSLSSEGTSYLNVLVNSAMTLETKDTSLASFFCAINDMTSELYATESKNREMELELSNIRKKLTAALMLEKRLEEDLKKTEELLEVEKAKADSRSQNLKFLKDKSEDLKIRIRAAEEQLAATGLDQSLTHESLVSLSQKLAGLQEEIVPLKKKLESYLDLTPNPSLARVKIEEVKRELNALEAEFSKQIDMLTLEMPEPRKLQFT from the exons ATGGAGAAGAAGCTCCAGCGG GTTACTTTATGGCTAAAGAAAATATATGGGAATCGGCCTATTCCACAGTACGAAGTGAATGCAAGGACAGTTGATATCTTGTATGAGCTTGTAGAATGCAATGAAGCCAGAGACAGGGATGTTTCTTTGCTGATAGAGGACATGAAGCAGCAGGCGACAGAATATGAAGCAGAAG ctAACTATCTACAGGGCCTTCTCACAGAAAGCCTGGATCTTTCCCCATCCAGTCTGTCCAGCGAAGGCACCAGCTACCTCAATGTCCTGGTAAACAGCGCAATGACGCTTGAAACGAAGGACACTTCTCTTGCCAG CTTCTTCTGTGCCATCAATGATATGACTTCGGAGCTGTATGCAACAGAAtcaaaaaacagagaaatggaaCTGGAATTGAGCAACATCAGGAAAAAACTAACTGCAGCGCTGATGCTGGAAAAGCGGTTAGAGGA ggatcttaaaaaaacagaggaacTTCTGGAAGTAGAAAAGGCCAAAGCTGACAGCCGATCCCAGAACTTGAAGTTCCTGAAAGATAAATCTGAGGATTTAAAAATCAGGATCAGGGCTGCTGAG GAGCAGCTTGCTGCCACGGGGTTGGACCAGTCGCTGACACACGAGTCACTCGTGAGCCTGTCTCAG AAACTGGCTGGACTGCAGGAAGAAATTGTGcctttgaagaagaaactggagtCCTACCTAGATTTAACTCCT AATCCTTCCCTTGCACGAGTGAAGATTGAAGAAGTAAAACGAGAACTG AATGCCTTGGAAGCAGAGTTCTCCAAGCAGATTGATATGCTGACTCTTGAGATGCCAGAGCCCCGCAAACTCCAGTTCACCTGA
- the ATP5F1A gene encoding ATP synthase subunit alpha, mitochondrial isoform X2, which translates to MLSARVAAALARSLPRQAGLISRNTLGAAFVATRNIHASKTCFQKTGTAEVSSILEERILGADTSAELEETGRVLSIGDGIARVYGLRNVQAEEMVEFSSGLKGMSLNLEPDNVGVVVFGNDRLIKEGDVVKRTGAIVDGAITSKTRRRVGLKAPGIIPRISVREPMQTGIKAVDSLVPIGRGQRELIIGDRQTGKTSIAIDTIINQKRFNDGTDEKKKLYCIYVAIGQKRSTVAQLVKRLTDADAMKYTIVVSATASDAAPLQYLAPYSGCSMGEYFRDNGKHALIIYDDLSKQAVAYRQMSLLLRRPPGREAYPGDVFYLHSRLLERAAKMNDSFGGGSLTALPVIETQAGDVSAYIPTNVISITDGQIFLETELFYKGIRPAINVGLSVSRVGSAAQTRAMKQVAGTMKLELAQYREVAAFAQFGSDLDAATQQLLNRGVRLTELLKQGQYVPMAIEEQVAVIYAGVRGHLDKLEPSKITKFESAFLAHVLSQHQALLSTIRTEGKISDQTEAKLKEIVTSFLATFEA; encoded by the exons atgctCTCCGCCCGTGTGGCTGCCGCCCTCGCCCGCTCCCTGCCGCGGCAGGCCGGCCTG ATTTCCAGAAACACCCTGGGTGCAGCGTTTGTTGCTACAAGAAACATCCATGCCTCCAAAAcatgctttcagaaaactg GTACTGCTGAGGTATCCTCTATTCTTGAGGAACGTATCTTGGGAGCTGACACCTCTGCTGAACTTGAGGAAACTGGCCGTGTGCTCTCAATTGGTGACGGTATTGCCCGTGTGTACGGCCTAAGAAATGTCCAAGCAGAAGAAATGGTTGAATTCTCTTCTGGACTGAAG GGTATGTCCTTGAATTTGGAGCCCGACAATGTTGGTGTTGTCGTGTTTGGTAATGACAGACTGATCAAGGAAGGGGATGTTGTGAAGAGGACTGGTGCCATTGTGGAT GGTGCTATTACATCTAAGACACGTAGAAGAGTTGGCTTAAAGGCCCCTGGGATCATTCCCAGAATCTCCGTGCGTGAACCTATGCAGACTGGTATTAAGGCTGTGGACAGCTTGGTGCCAATTGGTCGTGGCCAGCGTGAGCTGATCATTGGTGACAGGCAGACCGG GAAAACATCAATTGCAATTGACACAATAATCAACCAGAAACGATTTAATGATGGAACAGATGAGAAGAAGAAGCTGTACTGTATCTACGTTGCAATTGGCCAGAAGAGATCTACTGTTGCTCAGCTGGTGAAGAGGCTCACTGATGCAG ATGCCATGAAGTACACTATTGTGGTGTCTGCCACAGCATCCGATGCAGCACCCCTTCAGTATCTGGCTCCCTATTCAGGCTGCTCCATGGGGGAATACTTCAGAGACAATGGAAAACATGCGTTAATCATCTATGATGACTTATCCAAACAG GCTGTTGCCTATCGTCagatgtctctgctgctgcGTCGTCCACCTGGTCGTGAAGCCTACCCAGGCGATGTGTTCTACCTGCACTCTCGCCTGCTGGAGAGAGCAGCCAAAATGAATGATTCCTTTGGAGGTGGCTCTCTGACCGCCTTGCCTGTCATTGAAACTCAGGCTGGTGATGTGTCTGCCTACATTCCAACCAATGTCATCTCCATCACTGACGGACAG ATTTTCTTGGAAACTGAGTTGTTCTACAAAGGTATCCGTCCAGCCATCAATGTTGGTCTGTCTGTGTCCCGTGTAGGTTCTGCTGCTCAGACCAGGGCTATGAAGCAG GTGGCAGGTACCATGAAGCTGGAACTGGCTCAGTATCGTGAAGTAGCTGCCTTTGCTCAGTTTGGGTCTGATCTGGATGCGGCCACGCAACAGCTGCTGAACCGTGGTGTACGTCTGACAGAGCTGCTCAAACAAGGACAGTACG ttccCATGGCCATTGAGGAACAGGTTGCAGTCATCTATGCTGGTGTAAGAGGTCACTTGGACAAGCTGGAGCCCAGCAAAATCACTAAATTTGAGAGTGCTTTCCTAGCTCACGTACTGAGCCAGCACCAGGCCCTCCTCTCCACGATCAG GACCGAAGGGAAGATCTCTGACCAGACAGAAGCTAAGCTGAAGGAAATAGTCACAAGTTTCCTGGCTACTTTTGAGGCATAA